From Juglans regia cultivar Chandler chromosome 8, Walnut 2.0, whole genome shotgun sequence, the proteins below share one genomic window:
- the LOC108987744 gene encoding uncharacterized protein LOC108987744: protein MTQLVPSHGVPLLTTLLVTSCIFTLLPFKLCLASFKALEVLKALWDEEDELEGLRRRRRKKIKACSLPEFDEQIAGSRVTGDPARAAVRVINNIGWSAGLLHSTIAREDNFLFTSTEFVSSCAVV, encoded by the exons ATGACCCAATTAGTTCCATCGCATGGAGTTCCACTGCTCACCACCCTGCTCGTGACATCGTGCATCTTTACACTGCTGCCTTTCAAACTTTG CCTCGCTTCCTTTAAAGCTCTAGAAGTGTTGAAGGCATTATGGGATGAAGAAGACGAGCTAGAAGGcttgaggaggagaagaaggaaaaagataaaGGCATGTAGCCTTCCAGAATTTGATGAACAGATAGCAGGAAGCCGTGTGACTGGTGATCCAGCCCGTGCTGCCGTTCGTGTTATTAACAATATTGGTTGGTCAGCTGGACTGTTGCATTCCACCATTGCTAGGGAAGATAACTTTCTCTTCACCTCAACAGAATTTGTTTCTTCATGTGCTGTTGTTTAG
- the LOC118349224 gene encoding UPF0481 protein At3g47200-like, with the protein MENANQNAEIHPREEANTLSTGNGNDDQHRELVNSIKEMVESLEPPSLNNSSCCIYKIPTGIRKLNMEAYTPEVISIGPFHHGSKRLETMEKLKLKYFKRFLQRIAFKVEILVNEIKLHEERVRGCYAESIKLNSDDFVKLILVDGSFIIEFFYGLCSRGSQTAIHEDHILIDPISWQTMILDLQLLENQLPLFVIEILFGLACARRFEYRTFTSLAIDLFQRIHSRKLPQNLQVDARHFADLARTFLLPSSRKLVPRHESNLARADHLYTASQLYQAGVKFKVSSSKCLLDLKFTNGTLEIPCIKLYNSTETRYRNVIAFEQCHYPFESHFTDYIVLLSFLINTPKDVDLLIRKGIIINGFGSNNAVASLLNNLGTNVVYDGRNSAYCGLFEDLNAFYENPKHTWKATLKRDYFSTPWRIASTAAAGILLLLTLIQTICSIIQVVKMY; encoded by the coding sequence ATGGAAAATGCAAATCAAAATGCTGAAATTCACCCACGGGAGGAAGCAAACACTTTGAGTACTGGAAATGGAAATGATGATCAACATAGAGAGTTGGTAAATAGCATCAAAGAAATGGTTGAAAGCTTGGAGCCTCCCTCATTGAACAACTCATCATGTTGTATCTACAAGATTCCAACAGGTATTCGCAAATTGAACATGGAAGCCTATACTCCTGAGGTTATATCGATAGGGCCTTTCCACCATGGCAGCAAAAGATTAGAAACCATGGAAAAGTTGAAACTGAAATATTTTAAGAGATTCCTGCAGCGTATTGCCTTCAAGGTGGAGATTTTAGTAAATGAGATAAAGCTGCATGAAGAAAGAGTGCGTGGTTGTTACGCAGAAAGCATCAAGCTTAACAGTGACGATTTTGTGAAACTAATTTTGGTAGATGGGAGctttattattgaatttttttacggCTTGTGCTCCCGAGGATCACAAACTGCTATTCATGAGGACCATATACTGATAGACCCAATATCGTGGCAAACAATGATTTTGGACTTGCAGTTACTTGAAAATCAACTTCCTCTCTTTGTTATTGAGATATTATTCGGCCTTGCGTGTGCACGgcgttttgaatatcgtacatTCACTTCACTTGCCATTGATTTGTTTCAGAGGATTCACTCTCGAAAATTACCTCAAAATCTTCAAGTGGATGCAAGACACTTTGCTGATTTGGCCAGAACATTTTTACTTCCATCATCTAGAAAGCTAGTGCCACGACATGAAAGTAATCTTGCTAGAGCTGATCATTTATATACTGCAAGTCAGTTGTACCAGGCTGGAGTGAAGTTTAAGGTGAGCTCAAGCAAATGCTTACTTGACCTGAAATTCACCAACGGAACGTTGGAAATTCCATGCATAAAACTGTATAATTCGACGGAGACCAGATATCGAAACGTCATAGCATTTGAGCAATGCCATTATCCATTTGAGTCACATTTTACAGACTACATTGTACTATTGAGTTTCCTAATCAACACTCCCAAAGACGTGGATTTACTTATTAGAAAAGGAATCATCATTAATGGGTTTGGCAGCAACAATGCAGTGGCATCTTTACTCAATAATTTGGGCACGAATGTTGTATATGATGGCAGGAACTCTGCTTATTGTGGtttgtttgaagatttgaatGCATTCTATGAGAACCCTAAGCATACTTGGAAGGCTACCTTAAAACGCGATTATTTCAGCACTCCTTGGAGAATAGCTTCTACTGCAGCTGCTGGTATCTTACTGCTG